The following coding sequences lie in one Pseudomonas sp. B33.4 genomic window:
- the maiA gene encoding maleylacetoacetate isomerase, with amino-acid sequence MDLYTYYRSTSSYRVRIALALKGLDYHALPVNLIAPPGGEHRQAAYLAINPQGRVPALRTEDGALLIQSPAIIEYLEERYPQRPLLPEDLVARAHVRGVAAVIGCDVHPLHNVSVLNRLRQSGQDEPQVVEWISHWIGQGLATVEQLIGDEGFCFGEWPCVADVYLIPQLYAAERFNVSLEAYPKIRRVAALAAEHPAFIKAHPANQPDTP; translated from the coding sequence ATGGATCTCTATACCTATTACCGTTCAACCTCGTCGTACCGGGTGCGAATCGCGCTGGCGCTGAAGGGGCTCGACTATCACGCGTTGCCGGTCAATCTGATCGCGCCGCCGGGTGGCGAGCATCGGCAAGCGGCGTATCTGGCGATCAATCCACAGGGCCGGGTGCCAGCCTTGCGCACCGAGGACGGCGCGTTGTTGATCCAGTCGCCGGCGATCATCGAGTACCTGGAGGAACGTTATCCACAACGGCCACTGTTGCCGGAAGACCTTGTCGCCCGTGCCCATGTGCGCGGCGTGGCGGCGGTGATCGGCTGCGATGTGCATCCGCTGCACAATGTCAGCGTGCTCAACCGCCTGCGGCAGTCGGGGCAGGACGAGCCGCAGGTGGTCGAGTGGATCAGCCACTGGATAGGCCAGGGGCTGGCGACGGTGGAACAGTTGATCGGTGACGAAGGCTTCTGTTTCGGCGAGTGGCCGTGCGTGGCAGATGTGTACCTGATTCCGCAGTTGTATGCGGCAGAGCGGTTCAACGTCAGTCTCGAGGCTTATCCGAAAATCCGTCGTGTGGCTGCACTGGCGGCTGAGCATCCGGCGTTCATCAAGGCGCATCCCGCCAACCAACCCGATACACCGTAA
- the fahA gene encoding fumarylacetoacetase, whose translation MTQTSITRSWVASANGHTDFPLQNLPLGVFSSNGSAPRAGVAIGDQIFDLQVALEAGLFDGAARSAVEAMHGGQLNAFFELGRDARVALRERLLELFSEGSTHRGNIEAQGAKLLPLAADCQLHLPARISDYTDFYVGIEHAQNVGKLFRPDNPLLPNYKHVPIGYHGRASTVRASGTDVRRPKGQTLPAGQSEPTFGPCARLDYELELGIWIGQGNEMGDSIAIGDAADHIAGFCLLNDWSARDIQAWEYQPLGPFLSKSFITSVSPWVVTAEALAPFRAAQPKRPEGDPQPLPYLFDKRDQDGGAFDIELEVLLLTEAMREQNLPAHRLTLSNTRYMYWTVAQMVAHHSVNGCQLQAGDLFGSGTLSGPENGQFGSLLEITEGGKKPIELASGEVRKFLEDGDEIILRARCARDGFASIGFGECRGKVLAAR comes from the coding sequence ATGACGCAAACTTCCATCACCCGCAGTTGGGTCGCTTCGGCCAACGGCCACACCGATTTCCCGCTGCAGAACCTGCCGCTGGGTGTGTTCAGCAGCAACGGTTCGGCGCCGCGTGCAGGCGTGGCGATCGGCGATCAGATTTTTGATCTGCAAGTGGCGCTGGAAGCCGGGCTGTTCGACGGTGCTGCGCGCAGTGCCGTCGAAGCCATGCACGGCGGCCAGTTGAACGCATTCTTCGAACTCGGTCGCGACGCTCGTGTGGCCTTGCGAGAGCGTCTGCTGGAACTGTTCAGTGAAGGCAGCACGCATCGCGGCAACATCGAAGCCCAAGGCGCGAAACTGCTGCCACTGGCCGCCGATTGCCAGTTGCATCTGCCGGCGCGCATCAGTGACTACACCGATTTCTACGTGGGCATCGAGCACGCGCAGAACGTCGGCAAACTGTTCCGTCCGGATAATCCGTTGCTGCCGAACTACAAGCACGTGCCGATCGGCTATCACGGCCGCGCTTCTACTGTTCGCGCCTCCGGCACCGACGTGCGTCGTCCGAAAGGTCAGACCTTGCCGGCCGGTCAGAGCGAGCCGACTTTCGGCCCGTGCGCGCGCCTCGACTATGAGCTGGAACTGGGCATCTGGATCGGTCAGGGCAACGAGATGGGTGACTCGATCGCCATCGGTGATGCGGCCGATCACATCGCCGGTTTTTGCCTGCTCAACGACTGGTCGGCGCGTGATATTCAGGCGTGGGAATACCAGCCGCTGGGCCCGTTCCTGTCGAAGAGTTTTATCACCAGTGTTTCGCCATGGGTGGTGACGGCGGAAGCGCTGGCGCCATTCCGCGCCGCGCAACCGAAGCGTCCTGAAGGTGATCCGCAGCCGCTGCCGTATCTGTTCGACAAGCGTGATCAGGACGGTGGTGCCTTCGACATCGAACTGGAAGTGCTGTTGCTCACCGAAGCCATGCGCGAGCAGAACCTGCCGGCCCATCGCCTGACCTTGAGCAACACGCGCTACATGTACTGGACCGTCGCGCAAATGGTTGCGCACCACAGCGTCAACGGTTGCCAGTTGCAGGCCGGTGACCTGTTCGGTTCGGGCACCTTGTCCGGTCCGGAAAACGGTCAGTTCGGCAGTCTGCTGGAAATCACCGAGGGCGGCAAAAAGCCGATTGAACTGGCCTCTGGCGAGGTGCGTAAATTCCTCGAGGACGGTGATGAAATCATTCTGCGCGCACGTTGTGCCCGTGATGGTTTTGCTTCGATCGGCTTCGGCGAATGCCGCGGCAAAGTGCTGGCGGCGCGCTGA
- a CDS encoding aromatic acid/H+ symport family MFS transporter has translation MHNQIASFRAALDARPVSRYQWLLLILLALLLVTDGYDAQVLGYVVPALAQDWGLEKSAFGPVFSANLLGLTLGSLAVTPLADRFGVRRILLACVLIYATLTVLMVFADSLNTLMIARFICGIGMGGAMPSAMALMSEYSPPRLRTLMVTLAACGFSFGGAAGGFVAAGFIDQFGWQAVFLAGGVTPLLLFPFLWWMLPESLPRLLRDAPPYARLRKVTARMLPDWQPPVASLEQNEREQGSKLTVVELFRNGYARPTLLIWATFFVSLILLYFMISWLPTLLLESGLKLNEANLVTSMFLFAGTLGAICMAWFADRLKRKVRLLSAVLAGAALCTILLGLNHDNPRYLVACVFAAGFCIIGGQLTLNAFASNFYPAHVRATGTGWALGVGRFGSILGPLFGSLLLAMHIPVAQIFFFCAIPAVIAALLIIQVRSPTDSVQSPVGASLLAKNDNAV, from the coding sequence ATGCACAACCAGATTGCCAGCTTCCGGGCGGCACTCGACGCCCGTCCTGTGTCCCGATATCAGTGGTTACTGTTGATCCTGCTCGCGCTGTTGCTGGTCACCGACGGCTACGACGCCCAGGTGCTCGGTTACGTGGTACCTGCTCTGGCGCAGGATTGGGGCCTGGAAAAATCGGCGTTCGGCCCGGTATTCAGTGCCAACCTGCTTGGCCTCACCCTTGGTTCACTGGCGGTTACGCCGCTGGCCGATCGCTTTGGCGTGCGACGGATTCTGCTTGCTTGCGTACTGATCTACGCCACGCTGACCGTGCTGATGGTCTTCGCCGATTCGCTCAATACGCTGATGATCGCGCGCTTCATCTGCGGCATCGGCATGGGCGGGGCGATGCCCAGTGCAATGGCGTTGATGTCGGAATACTCACCACCGCGTTTGCGCACCTTGATGGTGACGCTGGCGGCCTGTGGCTTTTCATTCGGTGGGGCAGCCGGTGGTTTCGTCGCCGCAGGGTTCATCGACCAATTCGGTTGGCAAGCGGTGTTCCTCGCCGGTGGCGTCACGCCGTTGCTGCTGTTTCCGTTTCTGTGGTGGATGCTGCCGGAGTCGCTGCCACGCCTGCTGCGTGATGCGCCGCCGTATGCGCGACTGCGCAAAGTCACCGCGCGGATGTTGCCGGACTGGCAACCGCCCGTTGCCAGCCTCGAACAGAACGAACGCGAGCAGGGCAGCAAGCTGACGGTGGTCGAGTTGTTCCGCAACGGTTACGCGCGGCCGACTTTGCTGATCTGGGCGACGTTTTTCGTCAGCCTGATTCTGCTGTATTTCATGATTAGCTGGCTGCCGACGCTGCTGCTGGAAAGTGGCCTGAAACTCAACGAAGCCAATCTGGTAACGTCGATGTTCCTCTTCGCCGGTACGTTGGGCGCGATTTGCATGGCCTGGTTCGCCGATCGCTTGAAGCGCAAGGTGCGTCTGTTGTCAGCGGTGCTGGCGGGCGCGGCGCTGTGCACGATTCTGCTCGGACTTAATCATGACAATCCGCGGTATCTGGTGGCCTGCGTGTTTGCCGCCGGGTTCTGCATCATTGGCGGGCAACTGACACTGAATGCGTTTGCCAGTAACTTTTACCCGGCGCATGTGCGTGCGACCGGCACTGGATGGGCATTGGGCGTGGGACGGTTCGGTTCGATTCTCGGGCCGCTGTTCGGCAGCCTGCTGCTGGCGATGCACATTCCGGTGGCGCAGATTTTCTTCTTCTGCGCGATCCCGGCGGTGATTGCTGCGTTGCTGATTATTCAGGTGCGTTCGCCCACTGACTCAGTGCAATCTCCTGTGGGAGCTAGCCTGCTAGCGAAGAACGATAACGCGGTTTAG
- a CDS encoding HPF/RaiA family ribosome-associated protein has translation MQIQVNSDNHVQGSKRLEEWVRTTIESTLDRYEEDLTRVEVHLSDENGDKPGPHDLRCQLEARPKGHQPISVTHKADSLEQAIDGAAEKLEHALEHLFGKLRGKPRAAVVPFTGKANDKLLAEEFDENEQAAINS, from the coding sequence ATGCAAATCCAAGTCAACAGCGATAACCATGTTCAAGGCAGTAAACGACTGGAGGAGTGGGTACGTACAACCATTGAGAGCACGCTCGACCGTTATGAAGAAGACCTGACCCGTGTCGAAGTCCACCTGAGCGACGAGAACGGTGACAAACCAGGTCCCCATGACTTGCGCTGCCAACTGGAAGCGCGGCCAAAAGGCCATCAACCGATTTCCGTGACCCACAAAGCCGATTCGCTGGAACAGGCGATCGACGGCGCTGCCGAAAAACTCGAGCACGCCCTGGAGCACCTCTTCGGCAAACTGCGAGGTAAACCACGCGCCGCGGTGGTGCCATTCACCGGCAAGGCCAACGACAAGCTGTTGGCGGAAGAGTTTGACGAGAATGAACAGGCAGCGATCAACAGTTGA
- a CDS encoding L-serine ammonia-lyase, translated as MAISVFDLFKVGIGPSSSHTVGPMRAAATFAQALIDQHLVNDVRRVEIRLYGSLSATGVGHATDRATVMGLMGEWPDSIDPSTIDSRIQQLRETGQLSLAGQREIAFDWQRDLLLLDESLPYHPNAMSLTAFGETAELFEQTYYSVGGGFIIEAAEAESGVAPAGDVVLPYDFSSAAELLSLCNQHNLRVSELMMANERAWRTDAEIRQGLLHIWSVMRECVEQGLRHEGILPGGLNVPRRAAKLHRSLLEIGKPNVISSTLSAMEWVNLFALAVNEENAAGGRMVTAPTNGAAGIIPAVLHYYMKFNPDASDDDVVAFFLGAAAVGILCKKNASISGAEVGCQGEVGSACAMAAAGLADVLGATPEQLENAAEIGLEHNLGLTCDPVGGLVQVPCIERNAIAAVKAINATQMALRGDGKHFISLDRVIRTMRDTGADMHDKYKETSRGGLAVSWVEC; from the coding sequence ATGGCTATCAGTGTTTTCGATCTATTCAAAGTCGGCATCGGCCCGTCCAGCTCCCACACCGTCGGCCCGATGCGTGCGGCGGCAACCTTCGCTCAGGCGCTGATCGATCAGCATCTGGTGAACGATGTGCGCCGTGTGGAAATCCGTTTGTACGGTTCGCTGTCCGCGACGGGCGTCGGTCACGCCACCGACCGAGCCACGGTCATGGGCCTGATGGGCGAATGGCCGGACAGCATCGATCCGTCGACCATCGATTCACGCATCCAGCAACTGCGCGAGACAGGCCAACTGTCCCTCGCCGGGCAAAGAGAAATTGCTTTCGACTGGCAGCGTGATCTCCTGCTGCTGGATGAGAGCCTGCCCTACCACCCCAACGCCATGTCGCTGACAGCCTTTGGCGAAACGGCCGAGCTGTTCGAGCAGACGTACTACTCGGTCGGCGGCGGTTTTATCATCGAAGCGGCGGAAGCCGAGTCCGGTGTGGCTCCGGCCGGCGACGTGGTGCTGCCATACGATTTCTCCAGCGCCGCCGAACTGTTGTCACTGTGCAATCAGCACAACCTGCGTGTGTCCGAACTGATGATGGCCAACGAGCGCGCATGGCGCACTGATGCGGAAATCCGTCAGGGCCTGCTGCACATCTGGTCGGTGATGCGTGAGTGCGTCGAACAGGGCCTGCGTCACGAAGGCATCCTGCCCGGTGGTCTGAATGTGCCGCGCCGGGCGGCGAAATTGCATCGCAGCCTGTTGGAAATCGGCAAGCCCAACGTGATTAGTTCAACGCTGTCGGCGATGGAATGGGTCAACCTGTTCGCCCTCGCCGTCAACGAAGAAAACGCCGCCGGCGGGCGCATGGTCACCGCGCCGACCAACGGTGCAGCGGGAATCATCCCGGCGGTTCTGCACTACTACATGAAATTCAATCCGGACGCGTCTGACGATGATGTCGTCGCTTTCTTTCTCGGTGCGGCCGCCGTCGGCATTCTGTGTAAGAAAAATGCCTCGATCTCCGGCGCCGAAGTCGGCTGTCAGGGCGAAGTCGGTTCGGCCTGCGCGATGGCCGCTGCCGGCCTCGCTGATGTGCTCGGCGCCACCCCGGAACAACTGGAAAACGCCGCCGAAATCGGCCTGGAACACAACCTCGGCCTGACCTGCGACCCGGTCGGCGGCCTGGTACAAGTGCCGTGCATCGAGCGCAATGCGATCGCCGCCGTGAAAGCGATCAACGCCACGCAAATGGCCCTGCGCGGTGACGGCAAGCACTTCATTTCCCTCGACCGGGTGATCCGCACCATGCGCGATACCGGCGCCGACATGCACGACAAATACAAAGAGACTTCACGGGGCGGCCTGGCTGTGAGCTGGGTGGAATGCTGA
- a CDS encoding LysR substrate-binding domain-containing protein — MSRQLHAQTYVWLQVFSCAARHLSFTRCAEELHITPGAVSQQIRQLEERLGFRLFHRRARGVELSAEGQRLAITVNEAYGSIDAELRRLDAGMISGILRVRSIPSFLSKWLTPRLPRLQQRYPDIQLRLVAEDSSVPLHEGDFDLAIDLNDGSYPGLLSTALLDEQIFPVCAPSLLRGRPPLHGPADLVHFPLLHDITAWRGSYEYAEWEFYLNAIGFEGADVRRGHTFNRNHLTIEAAIAGMGVAIARRTLLNDELERGTLIVPFGLSVPNHKRYVLLYAPGALSHPGVRAVHDWLVEEAGIFRSLHPLNDGQL; from the coding sequence ATGAGTCGTCAATTGCATGCCCAGACCTATGTCTGGCTGCAGGTGTTTTCCTGTGCCGCGCGGCACCTGTCGTTCACCCGTTGTGCGGAGGAACTGCACATCACGCCGGGGGCGGTGAGTCAGCAGATTCGGCAGTTGGAAGAGCGCCTCGGCTTTCGTCTGTTTCATCGACGGGCGCGCGGTGTTGAACTGAGCGCCGAAGGGCAGCGTTTGGCGATTACCGTCAATGAGGCGTACGGCAGCATCGATGCCGAATTGCGTCGGCTCGACGCCGGGATGATCAGCGGGATTTTGCGCGTGCGCTCGATTCCGTCGTTTCTCAGTAAATGGCTGACGCCGCGATTGCCACGCCTGCAACAGCGCTATCCGGACATCCAGCTACGACTGGTCGCCGAGGACAGCAGCGTGCCGTTGCACGAAGGTGACTTCGATCTGGCGATTGATCTGAACGACGGCAGTTACCCGGGATTGTTATCCACAGCCTTGCTCGACGAGCAGATTTTCCCGGTGTGCGCACCGAGCCTGTTGCGTGGGCGTCCGCCGCTGCACGGGCCGGCGGATCTGGTGCATTTTCCATTGCTGCACGACATCACTGCCTGGCGGGGCAGTTATGAATATGCAGAGTGGGAATTCTATTTGAACGCCATCGGCTTCGAGGGCGCCGACGTACGGCGTGGGCATACCTTCAACCGCAATCACCTGACCATCGAAGCGGCGATTGCCGGCATGGGCGTGGCGATTGCCAGACGCACGTTACTTAACGATGAGCTGGAGCGGGGGACATTGATTGTGCCGTTTGGCCTGTCGGTGCCTAATCACAAACGTTACGTACTGCTTTATGCACCGGGGGCCTTGAGCCATCCTGGCGTGCGCGCCGTGCATGACTGGCTGGTGGAGGAAGCGGGGATTTTTCGCAGTTTGCATCCGTTGAATGACGGGCAATTGTGA
- a CDS encoding SirB1 family protein, translating into MSARQRFFECLHRSPPALFEAALWMAAEHEKAVDPEALLQEFKDLQQRVSYGLPMLPVSELAQPLLRRMTDLGFAQDDFLPLRPQAALLHKVLQTRRGQPLTLALIALELARSLEIPLVGVNFPGHFLLRVPGADHLLDPCGGRRLYPNDCRELLQRQYGPNMKLNAEHLLTATPQQMLQRLSRNLRQLHLTHDDFIAALIDAERVLELGDAGAADYLARASLYQRLDCPNAERFDLEHALLLSDDPIQRLRLTERLSHLPPNSVVH; encoded by the coding sequence ATGAGTGCGCGTCAACGTTTTTTCGAGTGTCTGCACCGTTCACCGCCCGCGCTGTTCGAAGCCGCGCTGTGGATGGCGGCCGAGCACGAAAAAGCGGTCGATCCCGAAGCGCTGTTGCAAGAATTCAAGGATCTGCAACAGCGAGTCAGTTACGGTTTACCAATGCTGCCGGTCAGTGAGCTGGCCCAACCTTTGTTACGCCGCATGACCGATCTGGGCTTCGCACAGGACGACTTTCTGCCGTTGCGCCCACAGGCTGCGTTGCTGCATAAAGTGTTGCAGACCCGTCGTGGGCAACCGTTGACACTGGCGCTGATCGCACTGGAACTGGCACGCAGCCTGGAAATTCCGCTGGTCGGGGTCAACTTTCCCGGGCACTTCCTGCTGCGGGTGCCCGGTGCCGATCACTTGCTCGATCCGTGTGGCGGCCGGCGTTTGTATCCCAATGATTGTCGCGAGCTGTTGCAGCGCCAGTATGGACCGAACATGAAGCTCAACGCCGAGCATCTGCTGACCGCCACACCGCAGCAGATGCTCCAGCGCCTGTCGCGCAACCTGCGACAGTTGCACCTGACCCATGATGACTTTATTGCTGCGCTGATCGATGCCGAGCGCGTCCTCGAGCTGGGTGACGCCGGCGCCGCTGATTACCTGGCCCGAGCCAGTCTTTATCAGCGGCTCGACTGTCCGAATGCCGAGCGCTTCGATCTGGAGCATGCGCTGCTGCTCAGCGATGATCCGATTCAGCGGCTGCGCCTGACAGAACGCCTCAGCCACCTGCCGCCCAACTCCGTCGTCCACTGA
- a CDS encoding Glu/Leu/Phe/Val dehydrogenase family protein, which produces MFALMQSTRLESLHLSVDPVSGLKAVIAIHNSRLGPALGGCRYLAYPNDESAVEDAIRLAQGMSYKAALAGLEQGGGVAVIVRPVHVENRGALFEAFGRCINQLDGRYITAIDSGTSVADMDCIAQQTQHVTSTTSAGDPAPHAAMGVFAGIRATAMARLGSDNLEGLRIAIQGLGNVGFALAEQLHAAGAELLVSDIDHGKVQLAMEQLNAHPIANDALLSTPCDILAPCGLGGVLNSHTVTQLRCSAVAGSANNQLTHLDVADQLERRGILYAPDYVINAGGLIYVSLKHRGEELTTITAHLSKISSRLTEVFAHAQAEKRSPARVADELAEKVLYR; this is translated from the coding sequence ATGTTTGCGCTCATGCAAAGCACTCGCCTGGAATCGCTGCACCTTAGCGTCGACCCGGTCTCCGGGTTGAAGGCGGTCATTGCCATCCATAACAGTCGCCTCGGGCCAGCCTTGGGCGGATGTCGTTACCTTGCCTATCCCAATGACGAGTCTGCCGTCGAAGATGCCATTCGCCTCGCTCAGGGCATGAGCTACAAAGCCGCGCTGGCGGGTCTGGAGCAGGGCGGCGGGGTGGCGGTGATCGTGCGTCCGGTTCATGTGGAAAACCGTGGCGCACTGTTTGAAGCGTTTGGCCGCTGCATCAATCAGCTCGACGGTCGCTACATCACCGCCATCGACAGCGGTACTTCAGTGGCGGACATGGATTGCATCGCCCAACAGACCCAGCATGTCACCAGTACCACCTCGGCCGGCGACCCGGCACCGCATGCAGCCATGGGGGTGTTTGCCGGCATTCGCGCAACGGCGATGGCTCGGCTGGGCAGCGATAACCTCGAAGGCTTGCGCATCGCGATTCAGGGCCTGGGCAATGTCGGTTTCGCCTTGGCCGAGCAACTGCACGCTGCCGGGGCTGAGTTGCTGGTCAGCGATATCGACCACGGCAAGGTGCAACTGGCGATGGAACAGCTCAACGCGCATCCGATTGCCAACGATGCATTGCTCAGCACGCCATGTGACATCCTCGCGCCGTGCGGTCTGGGCGGAGTTTTGAACAGCCATACCGTCACGCAATTACGCTGTTCGGCAGTGGCAGGCTCTGCCAACAACCAGCTGACACATCTGGATGTGGCCGATCAACTGGAGCGCCGCGGCATTCTTTATGCCCCCGATTATGTGATCAATGCCGGAGGCCTGATCTACGTTTCGCTCAAGCATCGCGGCGAAGAATTGACCACCATTACCGCACATCTGTCGAAGATCAGCTCTCGACTCACCGAAGTATTTGCCCATGCACAGGCAGAGAAACGCTCGCCGGCGCGGGTGGCCGACGAGTTGGCGGAGAAAGTTTTGTATCGCTGA
- a CDS encoding DUF3509 domain-containing protein — protein sequence MDNPFQIITDAFAPDYQINLSIQGLDGSIMLTLSNSGRIVAKRMISAEQRNDPVRLKRLVQSIQFGIAIEQGHSAMAILEAMTSGDGLTPPPPRVIGQPRPAAGL from the coding sequence ATGGACAATCCTTTTCAGATCATTACCGATGCCTTCGCGCCGGACTATCAGATCAACCTGAGCATTCAGGGCCTGGACGGCAGCATCATGCTGACCCTGTCCAACAGCGGCCGAATCGTCGCCAAACGCATGATCAGCGCCGAGCAGCGCAACGATCCCGTGCGCCTCAAGCGTCTGGTGCAAAGCATTCAATTCGGCATCGCTATCGAACAGGGTCACAGCGCCATGGCGATACTCGAAGCGATGACCAGCGGCGACGGGCTGACCCCGCCACCGCCACGCGTCATCGGCCAGCCAAGACCGGCAGCCGGGCTTTAA
- a CDS encoding serine/threonine transporter translates to MTDVRTPAAENPAVDRTSKTETAHKGWSKFDTTWMLGLYGTAIGAGTLFLPINAGVGGFWPLLMLAVLAFPMTFFAHRGLTRFVLSGRSGNITEVVEEHFGSGAGKLITLLYFFAIFPILLVYSVALTNTLSSFLEHQLHIAPPPRAILSLVLILGLMAIVRCGQSVIVKAMSVLVYPFVAALLLLALSLIPNWNGAFFASAQEAMPMSVFFKTMWLAIPVMVFSFNHSPIISAFAVDQKQRYGEQAESKSSGILAMAHGMMVVTVMFFCFSCVLALSPADLAAAKAQNISILSYLANHFQTPVIAYAAPLIALVAITKSFLGHYIGASEGFQGMIVKSLRSRGRVMSVSWLNRATAVFMILSCWAVATFNPSILGMIETLGGPVIACLLFLMPMYAIRRVPALRQYSGQVSNVFVVLIGLIALSAIIYSVLP, encoded by the coding sequence ATGACCGATGTACGTACACCTGCTGCCGAAAATCCCGCTGTAGATCGCACAAGCAAAACGGAAACGGCCCACAAGGGCTGGAGCAAATTCGACACAACCTGGATGCTTGGCCTGTACGGCACCGCTATTGGTGCCGGTACGTTGTTCCTGCCGATCAACGCCGGCGTCGGCGGTTTCTGGCCGTTGCTGATGCTCGCCGTACTGGCGTTTCCGATGACCTTTTTCGCCCACCGTGGCCTGACCCGTTTCGTCCTGTCCGGTCGCTCCGGAAACATCACCGAAGTGGTCGAGGAACACTTCGGCAGCGGTGCCGGCAAGCTGATCACGCTGCTGTATTTTTTCGCAATCTTCCCCATCCTGTTGGTGTACAGCGTGGCGCTGACCAACACCCTGAGCAGTTTCCTCGAACACCAGTTGCACATCGCCCCGCCGCCTCGGGCAATCCTCTCGCTGGTGTTGATTCTCGGTCTGATGGCGATTGTGCGCTGCGGCCAAAGCGTCATCGTCAAAGCCATGAGCGTGCTGGTTTATCCGTTTGTCGCAGCGTTGTTGCTGCTCGCGCTCAGTCTGATCCCGAACTGGAACGGCGCGTTTTTCGCCAGTGCTCAAGAGGCGATGCCGATGTCGGTGTTCTTCAAGACTATGTGGCTGGCAATCCCGGTGATGGTGTTCTCGTTTAACCATTCGCCGATCATCTCCGCGTTCGCGGTGGATCAGAAACAGCGCTACGGCGAGCAGGCCGAAAGCAAGAGCAGCGGCATCCTCGCCATGGCTCACGGCATGATGGTCGTCACGGTGATGTTCTTTTGCTTCAGTTGTGTACTGGCGTTGTCGCCGGCGGATCTGGCTGCGGCGAAGGCGCAGAACATTTCGATCCTGTCGTACCTGGCCAACCATTTCCAGACCCCGGTCATCGCTTACGCCGCGCCGTTGATTGCGCTGGTGGCGATCACCAAATCCTTCCTCGGCCACTACATCGGCGCCAGCGAAGGCTTCCAGGGCATGATCGTGAAAAGCCTGCGCAGCCGTGGCCGGGTGATGTCGGTGAGCTGGCTGAACCGCGCGACCGCCGTGTTCATGATCCTCAGCTGCTGGGCCGTGGCGACCTTCAACCCGAGCATCCTCGGCATGATCGAAACCCTCGGCGGGCCGGTGATTGCCTGCCTGTTGTTCCTGATGCCGATGTACGCCATCCGCCGCGTGCCAGCCTTGCGCCAGTATTCGGGGCAGGTGTCCAACGTGTTTGTGGTGCTGATCGGCCTGATTGCACTGTCAGCGATCATCTACTCGGTTCTGCCCTGA
- a CDS encoding endonuclease domain-containing protein, which yields MQNRPTLAQFARQLRVNQTDCEHLLWQKLRSRQIANLKFRRQFPWPPYVLDFYCVELKLAIELDGGQHYETPGVIHDQRRTHYLHRKGIEVVRFSNLEVIQQMDNVLEQIIRIASVRRLPSP from the coding sequence ATGCAAAATCGCCCCACCCTCGCCCAATTCGCCCGCCAGTTACGCGTCAATCAAACCGACTGCGAACACCTGCTCTGGCAAAAGCTGCGCTCACGCCAGATCGCCAATCTGAAATTTCGCCGACAGTTCCCCTGGCCCCCTTACGTGCTGGATTTTTACTGTGTAGAGCTGAAATTGGCGATTGAGCTGGACGGTGGTCAGCATTATGAAACGCCGGGAGTAATTCATGATCAGCGTCGAACGCACTATCTGCATCGAAAGGGCATTGAGGTCGTGCGTTTCAGTAATCTTGAGGTGATCCAGCAGATGGACAATGTGCTGGAGCAGATCATACGAATTGCGTCAGTTCGAAGATTGCCCTCACCCTAA
- a CDS encoding phosphate-starvation-inducible protein PsiE, producing MKINWAEKLRQNVHQLAESLGNLFVETFHYLALFAIGAVTAYAAVMEFLGMLEEGHIKIDDILLLFIYLELGAMVGIYFKTNHMPVRFLIYVAITALTRLLISNVSHHNPPDMGIIYLCGGILLLALSILVVRYASSQFPSVKIEKPQRTLGTGSSEHPEVEKGEL from the coding sequence GTGAAAATCAACTGGGCCGAGAAACTGCGGCAAAACGTGCATCAACTGGCCGAGTCCCTGGGCAACCTGTTCGTCGAGACCTTCCACTATCTGGCGCTGTTTGCCATCGGTGCGGTGACGGCATATGCGGCGGTGATGGAGTTTCTCGGGATGCTCGAGGAAGGCCACATCAAGATCGATGACATTCTGTTGCTGTTCATCTATCTCGAACTGGGCGCGATGGTCGGGATTTACTTCAAGACCAACCACATGCCGGTGCGCTTCCTGATCTACGTGGCGATCACCGCGCTGACCCGTTTGCTGATCTCCAACGTCTCGCACCACAACCCGCCGGACATGGGCATCATCTATCTGTGCGGCGGGATTCTGCTGCTGGCGTTGTCGATTCTGGTGGTGCGTTACGCGTCGTCGCAATTTCCGTCGGTGAAGATCGAAAAACCGCAGCGCACACTGGGTACGGGTTCCAGCGAGCATCCCGAAGTCGAGAAGGGCGAGCTTTAA